The proteins below are encoded in one region of Syntrophotalea carbinolica DSM 2380:
- a CDS encoding Csu type fimbrial protein, with the protein MKTLLPVLTIIVLLFAVDAYAFHCEVTTTPVSFGAYDVFSSFSLDTTGRISVSCNNPEKKRMPVTISISRGAANSFSPRQMRRIGGSDRMDYYLFVDASRTAVWGDGTGGSSTYVGMIDRTSPLNVPIYGRIPARQNLRAGSYQDILVVTIDW; encoded by the coding sequence ATGAAAACCCTGTTGCCTGTTTTGACCATCATTGTGCTGCTGTTTGCCGTCGACGCTTATGCGTTTCACTGTGAGGTGACCACCACGCCCGTCAGTTTCGGTGCCTATGACGTTTTCTCTTCTTTCTCTCTGGATACGACCGGCAGAATTTCCGTTTCGTGCAACAATCCCGAAAAAAAACGGATGCCCGTCACCATTTCCATCAGTCGAGGCGCAGCGAACAGTTTCTCTCCGAGGCAGATGCGACGGATCGGCGGGAGTGATCGTATGGATTACTATCTGTTTGTCGATGCGTCCAGAACGGCCGTCTGGGGCGATGGAACCGGCGGCTCATCGACCTATGTCGGCATGATCGATCGGACCTCGCCGCTTAATGTGCCGATCTACGGCCGGATTCCGGCAAGACAGAACCTGCGGGCGGGGTCTTATCAGGACATTCTGGTGGTGACGATTGATTGGTAA
- a CDS encoding fimbria/pilus outer membrane usher protein, whose protein sequence is MWTRRNVSHKLRFFFRIVGLPGFSIPMCCMVVVLLVAAQCAWVDAAAASAEQLIVRIVLNQEQKGDFFVAKMENGDFLVAIEDLEDIGVRLPRDLMAKAVEGSQLALRSIPGLTYRFDEATLSLELTAEPALLGRKIIDFKTKRKEKVYYPHDTSLFLNYGADYRAADGFTFSSFNLTSEVGLRTGKALILSDAVFIRDQNQDKFIRLQTRYTHDDRSTLRRFIVGDFFASSGELGSSVNVGGLSLRKVYRMDPYYVYYPTLHFSGQTALPSEAKIYLNDMLIKTEKLSPGEFELRNLTPYGAAGKVDVVLRDAFGREQRLNYPFYYADTALLKEGFHEYSYNLGFTREDYGSRGNRYGKLVFSAFHRYGVSESLTVGVHGEGKSDFFNLGPELTFTMARAGICSLSLSGSVDKHSGNGGAGIASYAYQGLHFGFNLSLAGYTRDYRNVADTQTDDKTRYSASCGVSYGNRLLGTLSLDFAAIRQYAGDDRDQGSVSYTRSITSQVSVSTTYRKVREDGDDADEFLIALNFTPKRGLFVSSRYEQTQDSKDAILSVQKNPPVGEGLSYRARVKRSEADSGTTWQVNPHLQYNGRYGIYEGGYEERITEDQRESQYQLSVAGALVYVGGTFGATRPVYDSFGLVHVGDVEGVRIRLNSEEVGETDASGNLFVPNLGSYTQNQIGIEARDIPMDYYLSRVEKLVSPPLRSGSCIPFVVKRMQPIFGQLAIRVNGELRPVEFLEVTCTVKDRTFVFPTGSGGEFDIDLTQSEALKGILASEETGCSFASESENSFLEPGTYQAAIRYEGRRRAFCLTIPDTDDPFIDLGQVIIEEMH, encoded by the coding sequence ATGTGGACAAGGCGCAATGTCAGCCATAAATTGCGGTTTTTTTTTCGCATTGTCGGCCTGCCGGGATTTTCGATTCCCATGTGCTGCATGGTCGTTGTTCTGCTGGTTGCAGCGCAATGTGCCTGGGTAGATGCCGCCGCGGCTTCCGCTGAGCAGCTTATCGTCAGAATTGTTCTGAATCAGGAGCAAAAAGGGGACTTCTTCGTCGCAAAGATGGAAAATGGCGACTTTCTGGTTGCCATCGAAGATCTGGAAGATATCGGGGTCAGGTTGCCACGCGACCTGATGGCGAAAGCGGTGGAAGGATCGCAACTCGCGCTGCGCTCCATACCCGGTTTGACGTATCGTTTCGACGAGGCGACCTTATCCCTTGAACTGACGGCGGAACCTGCGCTGCTCGGTAGAAAAATCATCGACTTTAAAACAAAGCGCAAAGAGAAGGTCTATTATCCGCACGATACCAGCCTGTTTCTCAACTACGGCGCAGATTATCGGGCCGCCGATGGATTCACCTTTTCCAGCTTCAATTTAACCAGCGAAGTCGGATTGCGGACCGGTAAAGCGCTGATCCTTTCCGATGCCGTTTTCATACGGGATCAAAATCAGGACAAATTCATACGTTTGCAGACCCGGTACACCCACGATGACCGAAGCACGCTGCGACGGTTCATAGTCGGGGATTTTTTCGCCTCATCGGGGGAGCTGGGCAGTAGTGTCAATGTCGGCGGACTCAGTCTGCGCAAAGTCTATCGCATGGATCCCTATTACGTTTATTATCCGACCCTCCATTTTTCCGGTCAGACGGCCTTACCATCCGAAGCAAAAATCTATCTCAACGACATGCTGATAAAAACGGAAAAGCTCTCCCCGGGGGAGTTCGAGCTGAGAAACCTCACCCCGTATGGCGCGGCTGGCAAGGTTGATGTGGTGCTGCGGGATGCCTTCGGAAGGGAGCAGCGCCTGAACTATCCGTTTTATTATGCGGATACCGCGCTGCTTAAAGAAGGGTTTCATGAATACAGTTATAACCTGGGTTTTACCCGCGAGGATTACGGCAGTCGGGGGAATCGCTATGGCAAGCTTGTTTTCTCCGCCTTTCATCGCTATGGTGTAAGCGAATCGCTGACCGTGGGCGTTCACGGGGAAGGTAAGAGCGATTTTTTCAATCTGGGGCCGGAGTTGACTTTTACCATGGCCCGGGCCGGTATCTGCTCTTTGTCTCTGTCGGGCAGTGTCGATAAGCATTCCGGCAACGGCGGGGCGGGGATCGCCAGCTACGCTTACCAGGGATTGCACTTCGGATTTAATCTTTCGCTGGCCGGCTATACCCGGGATTACAGGAATGTTGCCGATACGCAGACGGATGACAAGACCAGGTACAGTGCCTCTTGCGGAGTAAGTTACGGCAATCGCTTGCTCGGCACCCTGTCGTTGGATTTTGCCGCGATCAGGCAATACGCAGGGGATGACAGGGATCAGGGCTCGGTCAGCTATACCCGCAGTATTACGTCGCAGGTTTCCGTTTCGACCACCTACCGGAAGGTCCGGGAAGACGGCGATGATGCGGATGAGTTTCTCATTGCGCTCAATTTTACGCCAAAGCGCGGTCTTTTCGTTTCGAGCCGGTACGAGCAGACCCAAGACAGCAAGGATGCCATACTCTCCGTGCAGAAAAACCCCCCGGTTGGCGAGGGCCTCAGTTATCGGGCCCGTGTCAAGCGATCCGAAGCCGATAGCGGGACGACCTGGCAGGTCAACCCGCACTTGCAATACAACGGTCGTTACGGCATCTATGAGGGGGGCTACGAAGAGCGGATCACCGAGGACCAACGGGAGAGTCAGTACCAACTGTCGGTGGCTGGCGCTCTGGTCTATGTCGGCGGGACTTTTGGCGCGACCCGGCCCGTGTATGACAGTTTCGGCCTTGTGCATGTCGGCGACGTCGAAGGGGTGAGGATTCGACTCAATTCCGAAGAGGTCGGAGAGACGGACGCTTCAGGCAATCTGTTCGTTCCGAACCTGGGGTCGTACACACAAAATCAAATTGGAATCGAGGCCAGGGATATTCCCATGGATTACTATCTCTCCAGGGTCGAGAAACTTGTTTCGCCGCCTTTGCGCAGTGGTTCGTGTATCCCGTTTGTGGTCAAGAGGATGCAGCCGATCTTCGGCCAACTGGCAATACGGGTCAACGGCGAGTTGCGGCCGGTCGAATTTTTGGAAGTTACCTGCACGGTTAAAGACAGGACCTTTGTTTTTCCTACCGGGTCGGGGGGCGAATTCGATATCGACCTGACTCAGTCGGAGGCTCTCAAAGGGATATTGGCGTCCGAGGAAACCGGCTGTTCTTTTGCCTCCGAGTCCGAGAACAGTTTTCTTGAGCCGGGAACCTATCAGGCCGCGATTCGCTATGAGGGACGCCGGCGGGCGTTTTGTCTGACCATTCCCGATACCGACGACCCTTTCATCGATCTTGGGCAAGTGATCATTGAGGAGATGCATTGA
- a CDS encoding AAA family ATPase, which translates to MTREPSCPIRKVLQTLDSEILQGKERALRLSFIALLAGGHVLIEDLPGLGKTTLALALASVLGLSFGRVQCTSDLLPSDITGLSIYDRDSGQFRFIKGPIFNNILLADEINRAMPKTQSAMLEAMEERRVTVEGTTHPLPDPFLVIATQNPVEQIGTYPLPESQLDRFLLVTGVGYPPENLEKEIIRNGGLHDQIRHLDSLLSHDELLTARRKVREVQLGNKLVDYIFALVAKTREHPYLISGLSTRGGLNLAAAARAAAYLDGRDYVIPEDVQLLAVPVGAHRLLLRPEHESLSKSEVLRSIVDSVPVPRA; encoded by the coding sequence ATGACCCGAGAACCCTCTTGTCCTATTCGTAAGGTTTTACAGACTCTCGACAGCGAAATCCTGCAAGGCAAGGAGCGGGCTTTGCGCCTGTCCTTTATTGCCCTGTTGGCCGGCGGGCATGTGCTGATAGAGGATTTACCCGGACTGGGAAAAACCACTCTGGCTTTGGCGCTTGCCTCGGTTCTGGGCTTGTCGTTCGGCCGCGTTCAGTGTACCAGCGACCTGCTGCCTTCGGATATTACCGGTCTGTCCATTTACGATCGCGACAGCGGTCAGTTCCGCTTTATCAAGGGCCCGATTTTCAACAACATCCTGCTTGCCGACGAAATCAATCGCGCCATGCCGAAAACCCAGAGCGCCATGCTCGAGGCCATGGAGGAGCGGCGGGTGACGGTAGAAGGGACCACCCACCCGCTGCCGGATCCGTTCTTAGTCATCGCCACCCAGAATCCGGTGGAGCAGATCGGCACCTATCCGCTGCCCGAATCCCAACTCGACCGTTTCCTGCTCGTTACCGGGGTCGGTTATCCGCCTGAGAATCTCGAGAAGGAGATCATCCGCAACGGCGGTCTCCACGATCAGATCCGCCATCTGGATTCGCTTTTGAGTCACGACGAGTTGTTAACCGCCCGCCGGAAAGTGCGCGAGGTGCAGCTCGGAAATAAGCTGGTCGATTATATTTTTGCCCTGGTAGCCAAGACCCGCGAACACCCCTACCTGATTTCCGGCCTGTCGACTCGTGGCGGCCTCAATCTGGCGGCCGCTGCCCGTGCCGCCGCATATCTGGACGGGCGCGATTACGTCATTCCCGAAGATGTCCAGTTGCTGGCGGTACCGGTCGGCGCTCATCGCCTGCTTCTGCGTCCGGAACACGAATCCTTGTCGAAATCGGAGGTGTTGCGATCGATCGTCGACAGCGTACCGGTGCCCCGCGCCTGA
- a CDS encoding DUF58 domain-containing protein, translating to MYLLVSALLGFMAVSGWLGRSNLARLGIGLQLPEEIYDGVETLATLRLQNRQRWLPACLLQLSFADAQTSCPLLMRGGKTRLSLPVVFHGRGVQVVPVVRVYSTFPINFFVRSLDFPMTAEALVFPRPRSLRWPSVATVGGLQGDQTSDRGYEGDLTRIGDYRGGEPLKMIHWKISARQDQLKVKEMSSLSASPLVIEPLRLPGLNLEQRLGAACWLVKTFCRQGRSVGLKLDKLSIPPACGRQHRLRLLGALARYGSDTSSA from the coding sequence ATGTATCTGCTGGTTTCGGCTTTGCTGGGTTTTATGGCCGTATCAGGCTGGTTGGGGCGCAGTAATCTGGCCCGGCTGGGAATCGGTCTGCAGTTGCCGGAAGAAATTTACGACGGCGTCGAAACCCTGGCCACGTTACGGTTACAAAATCGACAGCGCTGGTTGCCCGCGTGTCTGCTGCAACTGTCTTTTGCAGATGCCCAGACCTCCTGTCCTTTGCTGATGCGAGGGGGAAAGACCAGACTTTCCCTGCCGGTGGTCTTTCACGGGCGCGGTGTTCAGGTTGTACCGGTGGTTAGGGTGTATTCCACCTTTCCGATCAATTTTTTTGTTCGGTCCCTCGATTTTCCCATGACCGCGGAGGCTCTGGTGTTTCCCCGACCGAGGTCTTTACGGTGGCCGTCTGTTGCCACGGTGGGCGGCCTGCAGGGCGATCAGACCAGCGACCGGGGTTATGAGGGAGATCTGACCCGCATTGGCGATTATCGCGGCGGCGAACCCCTTAAAATGATTCACTGGAAAATTTCGGCCCGGCAGGATCAGCTCAAGGTTAAGGAGATGTCTTCTCTTTCCGCGTCTCCGCTGGTCATCGAACCATTGCGTTTACCCGGCCTTAACCTGGAACAACGCCTCGGTGCGGCCTGCTGGCTGGTGAAGACTTTTTGTCGACAGGGTCGTAGCGTCGGCTTAAAATTGGACAAACTCTCTATACCACCGGCCTGTGGCCGGCAACACCGACTGCGCCTGCTTGGCGCTCTGGCACGTTATGGTTCCGATACGTCGTCTGCTTGA
- a CDS encoding fimbrial biogenesis chaperone, which translates to MDLMAGHDRNHFAVSFFSCIFSCAVLLFSLVFSSVGHAGQWRVAPVRITLDQRAASCVITVLNDGEDTVNLQGKAMVWTQDADGKDVYEETGDLIFFPRILMLHKGEQKIIRAGIKAPARSREKTYRLFLEEIPQAKADTSDATQLTVVIRFGIPVFVKPLKEEPAGELVSATLEKGELSAVVANTGNTHFRITDITVKGTDQAGRETFSEKLNGWYLLAGARRQYSLAVPAEKCLASEQLDISVVTDSDITINRSMDVDKAQCQP; encoded by the coding sequence ATGGATTTAATGGCTGGCCACGATAGAAATCATTTTGCTGTATCTTTTTTTTCCTGTATTTTTTCTTGCGCCGTATTGCTTTTTTCGCTGGTTTTTTCATCCGTTGGGCATGCCGGTCAATGGCGGGTCGCGCCGGTTCGCATTACGCTGGACCAGCGGGCGGCAAGTTGTGTCATCACGGTTCTGAACGACGGCGAAGACACGGTGAACCTGCAGGGCAAGGCGATGGTCTGGACCCAGGATGCCGATGGAAAAGATGTTTATGAAGAGACCGGGGATCTGATCTTTTTCCCCAGGATTCTCATGCTGCATAAAGGCGAACAGAAGATCATCCGCGCCGGGATAAAAGCTCCGGCAAGATCCAGGGAAAAAACTTATCGGTTGTTTCTGGAGGAGATTCCTCAAGCCAAAGCCGATACTTCGGACGCCACCCAGTTGACGGTGGTGATTCGTTTCGGTATCCCGGTGTTCGTCAAGCCCCTCAAGGAGGAGCCGGCCGGCGAACTGGTTTCCGCAACCCTGGAAAAAGGGGAACTCAGCGCCGTGGTCGCCAATACCGGCAACACCCATTTCAGAATCACCGATATAACGGTCAAGGGTACGGATCAGGCGGGCCGTGAAACCTTTTCCGAGAAACTCAACGGCTGGTATCTGCTGGCCGGGGCTCGCCGTCAATATTCGTTGGCGGTTCCTGCCGAAAAATGCCTCGCAAGCGAGCAACTCGATATCTCTGTAGTTACCGATTCCGATATTACGATAAATAGGTCTATGGATGTGGACAAGGCGCAATGTCAGCCATAA
- a CDS encoding transglutaminaseTgpA domain-containing protein, with product MVPIRRLLDLFTYAACLFGVLPLYGFLGLSSKILFPVAFGAGFICDWRQRYFLNRWLATLLSILPFAFYGLRLSLNNVVDPAVNVLVMLLAVRLLTEKRPRNYLQIFALAIFTLAGSSLLSLSSLFMPALVLQMVSITIGLVLLTFHASDDRMRLSAGSLRSLFTVSLVLPIGSLLLMLVLFAVLPRTQYPLWSFLNPGQKAVSGFSESVRPGAFASNAASHVPVFRVECEPLAQEDLYWRGIVLNIAEGSSWRRESPPAGEWLRLSGGRQVVQIFYPETWQDGYLFTLDPTSQISDLHVHSSVDLVHHVNKYRKRPASYRAISRVGAVLNASGVNREFYLQLPPTVSRRLRDTATELASGVDDAADKIARTQEFFRRQQLVYANSDLPGPERPLEEFLFGKRRGYCEFFASSFALLLRLEGVPTRLVGGYHGGIRNEMAGYYGITSDMAHVWVEALVDGCWQRIDPSSLAVNAATAAIAGRGNNPGWGRRMLDAADFYWNRAVISYDFEQQLQLVQNTAFRVHGIPDGRRLFFIAGWLLAVVLGVIGGFRLLGVCSLSREQRLLRRFQQMLKRRFGMTPIPDSAGLQTVAEQTGDARCMEFAVIWCGAVYRDRPLQASERKRLRRLLRALRRD from the coding sequence ATGGTTCCGATACGTCGTCTGCTTGATCTGTTTACTTATGCCGCCTGCCTGTTCGGGGTGCTGCCGTTGTACGGTTTTCTCGGACTTTCGTCCAAGATCCTGTTCCCGGTGGCTTTTGGGGCCGGTTTTATTTGCGATTGGCGGCAACGCTATTTTTTGAATCGGTGGTTAGCCACCTTGTTGTCGATATTGCCTTTCGCCTTCTACGGTCTTCGCCTGAGCTTGAACAATGTGGTTGATCCGGCTGTTAATGTGCTGGTGATGCTGCTTGCCGTTCGTCTGCTAACCGAAAAACGACCGCGCAACTATCTACAGATCTTTGCCCTGGCTATTTTTACCTTGGCCGGGTCCTCCTTACTGTCTCTCAGCTCGCTGTTTATGCCGGCTCTGGTCCTGCAGATGGTCAGTATTACCATCGGTCTGGTCTTACTGACTTTTCATGCCAGCGATGACCGGATGCGGCTTTCGGCGGGCAGCTTGCGTTCCCTGTTTACCGTTAGTCTGGTGTTGCCGATCGGTTCGTTGTTGCTGATGCTGGTCCTTTTTGCCGTGTTGCCGCGTACCCAGTATCCTCTGTGGTCATTTCTCAACCCTGGACAGAAAGCGGTCAGCGGTTTCAGCGAAAGCGTGCGACCCGGTGCTTTTGCAAGTAATGCAGCTTCCCATGTGCCGGTCTTTCGTGTCGAATGCGAACCTCTGGCGCAAGAAGACCTCTATTGGCGTGGTATCGTGCTGAACATCGCCGAAGGTTCCAGTTGGCGGCGGGAGTCGCCACCGGCAGGGGAATGGCTGCGTTTGTCCGGGGGGCGGCAGGTGGTCCAGATCTTTTATCCGGAAACATGGCAGGATGGCTACCTTTTCACCCTCGACCCGACCAGCCAGATCAGCGACCTTCATGTACACAGCAGTGTCGATCTGGTTCACCATGTGAACAAATACCGTAAACGACCGGCCAGTTACAGGGCGATTTCCCGCGTTGGAGCCGTTCTGAATGCCAGCGGAGTGAACCGTGAGTTTTACCTGCAGCTACCGCCGACTGTTTCCCGGCGATTGCGCGACACCGCAACCGAGCTGGCCTCCGGTGTCGATGATGCAGCGGATAAAATCGCGCGCACCCAGGAATTTTTCCGGCGCCAGCAACTGGTTTATGCCAATAGCGATCTACCCGGACCTGAACGGCCGCTGGAAGAATTTTTGTTTGGCAAACGGCGCGGATATTGCGAATTTTTCGCGAGTTCTTTTGCTTTGCTGTTGCGTCTGGAAGGGGTACCCACCCGCCTTGTAGGTGGTTACCATGGTGGTATCCGTAACGAAATGGCCGGATATTACGGCATCACCAGCGATATGGCCCATGTCTGGGTCGAGGCGCTGGTGGACGGTTGCTGGCAGCGTATCGACCCGAGCAGTCTGGCTGTTAATGCGGCCACTGCCGCCATCGCCGGTCGTGGTAATAATCCGGGATGGGGGCGGCGCATGCTGGATGCCGCTGATTTTTACTGGAACCGTGCGGTTATTTCTTATGATTTTGAACAGCAGTTGCAGTTGGTACAAAACACGGCCTTCAGGGTCCACGGAATACCTGACGGGCGCAGGTTGTTCTTCATCGCCGGGTGGTTGCTTGCTGTTGTCCTGGGGGTGATCGGGGGATTCAGGCTGCTGGGTGTGTGTAGCTTATCCAGGGAACAGCGGCTGCTGAGGCGTTTTCAGCAGATGCTGAAACGGCGTTTCGGAATGACGCCGATACCTGACTCCGCCGGCCTGCAGACCGTTGCCGAACAAACCGGCGATGCACGTTGCATGGAGTTCGCTGTGATCTGGTGCGGCGCCGTGTATCGTGATCGACCGTTGCAGGCTTCCGAACGCAAGCGCCTGCGGCGACTGCTCAGAGCGTTACGGCGGGATTGA